The sequence TTTTAACTTATAGTGGTGATAATAATACTAATGATTACAAAGAATTTGTCAAAGCCTTGAAGAAACAATTGCCGCAAAATCAAGGTAAGGATACACAAATTATTTTTATGGGTCATGGTTCTAACCATGAAAATGGAACAGTTTATAGCAAATTGCAACTGGAGCTTGATAAGCAAGGGGTTAAAGGTTATGTGGCGGTTGTTGAAGACGGAGCAGAACCAAGCTTTGATAGTGTTTTAAAGAAATTGGCTAATAATAAAGAAACTAAAAAGGTTTTATTAATGCCGTTAATGTTAGTAGCTGGTGATCATGCTAATAATGATATGGCCGGTGAAGAAGAAGATTCCTGGAAAAGCATTTTAACAGCCAAAGGTTATGCTGTGGAAATTTATATGCATGGCTTAGGGGAAAATAAAGCTTTTCAAGATATTTATGTAGAGCATATTAAAGATGCAATAGCGGGAAAATAAAATTTCAAGATAACATTCTCTGAGGTTGCATTATTAATTTTATAAATGATAGAATAATTAAGCAGTCTATATAGACTGCTTAAAGTAATTTTTGCTATTGGCATAAAAATATAGTAGACTACTTAAGTAAGAATTTTTGAGGGGGATATTTAAATGTCAGGTATTTTTTATGGAATTGGTGTAGGACCGGGAGATCCGGAACTATTAAC comes from Negativicutes bacterium and encodes:
- a CDS encoding sirohydrochlorin cobaltochelatase gives rise to the protein MMMMTTIGMILGSSNDVLACGKCGNEKNHQAIVVVSFGTTFDDAREKCIESVENKITEMFPFYEVRRAFTSNIVMKRLAEKGIMVDNLEQALTKLKNEEYTDVIIQSTHLIPGEEYNTKILEVAAKHKNDFQTIKIGRPVLTYSGDNNTNDYKEFVKALKKQLPQNQGKDTQIIFMGHGSNHENGTVYSKLQLELDKQGVKGYVAVVEDGAEPSFDSVLKKLANNKETKKVLLMPLMLVAGDHANNDMAGEEEDSWKSILTAKGYAVEIYMHGLGENKAFQDIYVEHIKDAIAGK